A region from the Lentimonas sp. CC4 genome encodes:
- a CDS encoding L-rhamnose isomerase — protein sequence MFTQVKELYASLGVDVEQALEAMAKTPISLHCWQGDDVVGFEAGAGALGSGLAVTGNYPGKARTIAELRQDLEKVLSMLPGKHRLNLHAIYGDFGDESVDRDQIEVKHFQSWIDWAKEQGIGLDFNPSCFSHPKADDGLTLSHPDPEIRAFWIEHCKRSRVISAAMGEQLGTASVMNVWVPDGMKDMPADRQSYRQRLSDSLDEVFSEKLNPAHHIDAVECKLFGIGSESMVVGSHEFYMGYAIKNQTALCLDAGHFHPTEGIADKISSVMMYVPELLLHVSRGVRWDSDHVVLFDDQTQAIMQELVRCDVLPRTHIGLDFFDASINRIGAWAIGTRAAQKSLLLALLEPREQLRAAELAGDYTTRLALLEQAKALPWSVIWEEFCKRNEVPGEMALLDAVKHYEATVLAGRC from the coding sequence ATGTTTACTCAAGTAAAAGAATTGTATGCGTCGCTAGGCGTTGATGTGGAGCAGGCCCTAGAGGCCATGGCAAAGACGCCGATTTCATTACACTGCTGGCAAGGCGATGATGTTGTCGGCTTTGAGGCTGGCGCTGGTGCGCTTGGTAGTGGCCTCGCCGTCACGGGGAACTATCCTGGCAAGGCGCGCACGATTGCTGAATTACGTCAGGACTTGGAGAAAGTCCTCTCTATGCTGCCAGGGAAGCATCGTTTAAACCTACATGCGATTTACGGTGATTTTGGCGACGAATCTGTCGATCGCGATCAGATTGAAGTGAAGCATTTTCAGAGCTGGATTGATTGGGCGAAGGAGCAAGGGATTGGGCTGGATTTCAATCCATCTTGTTTCTCGCATCCGAAGGCAGATGATGGCCTGACGTTGAGCCACCCCGATCCAGAAATCCGTGCTTTCTGGATTGAGCATTGTAAGCGTAGTCGAGTGATCAGTGCAGCGATGGGCGAGCAACTCGGAACTGCTAGTGTGATGAATGTCTGGGTGCCAGATGGTATGAAGGATATGCCGGCGGATCGTCAGAGCTACCGCCAGCGATTGTCTGACAGTTTGGATGAAGTCTTTTCTGAAAAACTAAACCCTGCGCACCATATTGATGCGGTGGAGTGTAAGCTCTTTGGTATTGGGTCGGAGAGTATGGTGGTTGGCTCGCATGAATTCTACATGGGGTATGCGATCAAAAATCAGACTGCGCTTTGCCTCGACGCAGGTCACTTCCATCCGACCGAAGGAATTGCAGATAAGATTTCTTCCGTGATGATGTATGTGCCAGAGTTGTTGCTGCACGTGTCTCGCGGTGTGCGGTGGGACAGTGACCATGTGGTGCTGTTCGACGATCAAACGCAGGCAATTATGCAGGAACTCGTCCGCTGCGACGTGCTGCCGCGCACTCACATTGGTCTCGATTTCTTCGATGCATCGATCAACCGAATCGGCGCATGGGCGATCGGCACGCGTGCCGCTCAGAAGTCTTTGCTCCTTGCGTTGCTGGAACCTCGCGAGCAATTGCGAGCAGCAGAACTTGCTGGTGATTATACCACACGCTTAGCCCTGCTTGAGCAAGCGAAGGCATTGCCATGGTCGGTGATCTGGGAGGAGTTCTGTAAGCGTAATGAAGTTCCAGGTGAGATGGCACTTCTAGATGCGGTTAAGCATTACGAAGCCACCGTTCTTGCTGGTCGTTGCTAA
- a CDS encoding AraC family transcriptional regulator, with product MSHSPQSFSRYLPTDQQAKEWGWRLIHAGRQSVPPHSKYPHTGHPLSHLFDTDGRRTLDEFQVVYITKGSGTFESRSLSETIVNSGDAILLFPNEWHRYKPDPETGWSEYWTGFLGREASRIMGSFFSPEEPICKVAQGDALIKHFDQILHWIQQPIAAKEQVLASHVPLILAFLKSGALTVGRSQSKDAELVILAKATMLNNLSTHTNLEALASELGVSYSRFRFAFKKETGYSPREFENTIKLNRARDLLIREQRSISETASELGYSSVYYFSRAFKKQFGHSPSKCSM from the coding sequence ATGTCTCATAGTCCGCAAAGTTTCAGTCGCTACCTCCCAACAGACCAGCAGGCAAAGGAATGGGGCTGGAGGTTAATTCACGCGGGGCGCCAAAGCGTGCCGCCGCATTCAAAATACCCCCATACAGGTCACCCATTGAGTCACCTTTTTGACACAGATGGTCGTCGAACCTTGGACGAATTTCAGGTCGTCTACATCACTAAAGGGTCTGGCACCTTCGAATCGCGCTCCCTGTCGGAGACGATAGTCAATAGTGGCGATGCCATATTGCTGTTCCCGAATGAATGGCATCGCTATAAGCCTGATCCAGAAACTGGCTGGTCGGAGTATTGGACGGGGTTCCTTGGCCGCGAAGCGAGCCGCATCATGGGGTCTTTTTTCTCGCCTGAGGAGCCGATCTGCAAGGTCGCCCAGGGCGATGCATTGATCAAGCACTTCGATCAAATTCTACACTGGATACAGCAACCCATCGCCGCCAAGGAGCAAGTGCTCGCGAGTCATGTGCCCCTCATACTCGCATTTCTTAAATCAGGTGCGCTAACTGTCGGTAGGTCACAGAGTAAAGATGCAGAGCTGGTGATTCTGGCAAAGGCTACGATGCTGAACAACTTATCGACGCATACTAACCTTGAAGCCCTCGCAAGTGAATTGGGTGTCAGCTATTCGCGCTTTCGATTCGCATTCAAAAAAGAGACCGGCTACTCACCTCGTGAGTTCGAGAATACGATCAAGCTCAACCGCGCGCGCGATTTGTTAATACGCGAGCAACGAAGCATCTCAGAAACCGCAAGCGAACTCGGCTACTCGTCCGTCTATTACTTCTCGCGAGCCTTCAAAAAGCAGTTTGGCCATTCACCCAGCAAATGCTCAATGTAA